A stretch of the Mesorhizobium huakuii genome encodes the following:
- a CDS encoding mandelate racemase/muconate lactonizing enzyme family protein, producing the protein MKIRSIKATPINLRLEAPYGWVFGELDGFSQTIVEVETEDGLIGLGEAPTPAAAAIINGVLAERLVGRDAFDIAGAEHVCLPYWTGVQSINDRTRIMAFGAIEMALWDLRGKAWKQPLYQLLGGAVRKDIPFTDYFSLRGDGPKVKGETTPDEVADYCVELHETHGTTFFEGKFSTQDPKVSLRMVELIREKLGDEAMIRIDSNQAYSLATARRLARPLEDLGVRNWEDPVATIEEMRQLRQHCSIPFSTHNIDIARAMDLKVPDAFVGNPTTHGGIGRMLRFVGACEHAGVDFWCYSGDSGIGSAAYLHLCAALGWIREPNQSLFRMQPMDITEEGPFSPRNNVVRVPEGPGLGVTLSRKNLAACHRDFVENGPCNKYHDPAKPGTYRRLPLN; encoded by the coding sequence ATGAAAATCCGCAGCATCAAGGCCACGCCGATCAATCTGCGCCTCGAAGCGCCCTATGGCTGGGTGTTCGGCGAACTCGACGGGTTTTCACAGACCATTGTCGAGGTCGAGACCGAGGATGGGCTGATCGGCCTCGGCGAGGCGCCGACGCCGGCGGCGGCCGCGATCATCAATGGTGTTCTGGCCGAGCGCCTGGTTGGCCGTGATGCCTTCGACATCGCCGGCGCCGAGCATGTCTGCCTGCCCTACTGGACTGGCGTGCAGTCGATCAACGACCGCACCCGCATCATGGCCTTCGGCGCCATCGAGATGGCGCTGTGGGATCTGCGCGGCAAGGCGTGGAAGCAGCCGCTCTATCAGCTGCTCGGCGGCGCGGTGCGCAAGGACATCCCCTTCACCGATTATTTTTCGCTGCGCGGCGACGGACCCAAGGTGAAAGGCGAGACGACGCCGGACGAAGTCGCCGATTATTGCGTCGAACTGCACGAGACGCATGGCACGACCTTCTTCGAAGGCAAATTCTCGACGCAAGACCCGAAAGTCTCGCTGAGAATGGTCGAGCTGATCCGCGAAAAACTCGGCGACGAAGCAATGATCCGCATCGATTCCAACCAGGCCTATTCGCTGGCGACGGCCAGGCGGCTGGCGCGACCGCTGGAGGATCTCGGCGTGCGCAACTGGGAGGACCCAGTGGCGACCATCGAGGAGATGCGGCAGTTGCGGCAGCATTGCTCGATCCCGTTCTCGACCCACAACATCGACATTGCGCGCGCCATGGACCTCAAGGTTCCCGACGCCTTCGTCGGCAATCCGACGACGCATGGCGGCATCGGCCGCATGCTGCGTTTCGTCGGCGCCTGCGAGCACGCCGGCGTCGATTTCTGGTGCTACAGCGGCGACAGCGGCATCGGCAGCGCGGCCTATCTGCATCTGTGCGCGGCGCTCGGCTGGATCCGGGAGCCGAACCAGTCACTGTTTCGCATGCAGCCCATGGACATCACCGAGGAAGGGCCGTTTTCGCCGAGGAATAATGTCGTGCGCGTGCCGGAAGGACCCGGTCTCGGCGTCACCTTATCGCGGAAAAACCTCGCGGCTTGCCATCGCGATTTCGTCGAGAACGGCCCGTGCAACAAATATCACGACCCGGCGAAGCCCGGCACATATCGCCGCCTGCCGCTCAATTAG
- a CDS encoding GntR family transcriptional regulator yields the protein MVKTDFSPIADTTRRAEIVALLRRAILTGQLEPGQKLNELRISEQMRVSRAPLREAMRELVQEGLLTSIPYAGTFVIDVTAKDIDDAYSLNQVLDEFAIERTWPQRDQRFFDELDRRHEAVKQATRNLDTTRQIETALQLHGLIYEWADNSVLLETWQRLTSRLQMYFALHQHARNEPVPAEDVHETYVQLMKGTDMRAAQRHAREHIHLDFEQLLSYARGLEQRPSRGA from the coding sequence ATGGTGAAGACGGATTTCAGCCCGATTGCCGACACGACGCGCCGCGCCGAAATCGTCGCGCTGCTGCGGCGCGCGATCCTGACCGGTCAGCTGGAACCCGGCCAGAAGCTGAACGAGCTCCGGATTTCCGAACAGATGCGGGTCAGCCGCGCGCCCTTGCGCGAGGCGATGCGCGAGCTGGTGCAGGAAGGTCTCCTGACCAGCATTCCCTATGCCGGCACCTTCGTCATCGATGTCACCGCCAAGGACATCGACGATGCCTATTCGCTCAACCAGGTGCTGGACGAGTTCGCCATCGAACGGACATGGCCGCAACGCGACCAGCGTTTCTTCGATGAACTTGACAGGCGCCACGAAGCGGTAAAGCAGGCGACACGCAACCTCGACACCACAAGGCAGATCGAAACGGCGCTGCAACTGCACGGCCTGATCTACGAATGGGCCGACAATTCCGTGCTGCTGGAAACCTGGCAGCGGCTGACCAGCCGGCTGCAGATGTATTTCGCGCTGCACCAGCATGCGCGCAACGAGCCGGTGCCGGCCGAGGACGTCCATGAGACTTACGTGCAACTGATGAAGGGCACCGATATGCGCGCTGCCCAGCGCCACGCCCGCGAGCATATCCACCTCGATTTCGAACAGCTGCTTTCTTACGCACGCGGCCTCGAACAGCGCCCATCGAGGGGCGCCTGA
- a CDS encoding HalD/BesD family halogenase, which produces MKDILDLDRYPLDREGSAEWKRLVEQSIEALRADGMFNLEGFLRPGVAGQAVREIKPVMDTQSHVHKRMHNIYFKPDIPELAPEHPALRKVETISHTVCADQIPGSTVLAIYEYEPLVRFLAATMGKEKLHVMQDPLARTNVMAYRAGEALNWHFDRSEFTTTLLLQQAERGGDLEYRTDLRSDDNPNYEGVARLLEGRDPDARILRMKPGTLNVFRGKNTAHRVTTVEGERERMIAVFSYYEKPGVMFSTEERVGFYGRAA; this is translated from the coding sequence ATGAAAGACATTCTCGATCTCGACCGCTATCCGCTCGACCGCGAAGGCAGCGCCGAATGGAAACGCCTCGTCGAACAGTCGATTGAAGCCCTCAGAGCCGACGGCATGTTCAACCTCGAAGGCTTTTTGCGGCCCGGCGTCGCCGGACAGGCGGTGCGGGAAATTAAGCCGGTGATGGACACGCAGTCCCATGTCCACAAGCGCATGCACAACATCTACTTCAAGCCCGATATCCCCGAACTCGCACCCGAGCATCCCGCGCTGCGCAAGGTCGAAACCATCAGCCACACTGTCTGCGCCGACCAGATTCCCGGCAGCACCGTGCTTGCCATCTACGAGTATGAACCGCTGGTGCGGTTCCTGGCAGCGACGATGGGCAAGGAAAAACTGCATGTCATGCAGGATCCGCTGGCCCGCACCAATGTCATGGCCTATCGCGCCGGCGAGGCGTTGAACTGGCATTTCGACCGTTCGGAATTCACAACGACGCTGCTGCTGCAGCAGGCGGAGCGCGGCGGTGACCTCGAATACCGCACCGATCTCAGGTCGGATGACAACCCGAACTATGAGGGCGTCGCCCGGCTGCTCGAAGGCCGCGATCCCGACGCAAGAATCCTGCGCATGAAGCCGGGGACGCTGAATGTCTTCCGCGGCAAGAACACCGCGCACCGTGTCACCACGGTCGAAGGCGAGCGCGAACGCATGATTGCGGTGTTTTCCTACTATGAGAAGCCGGGTGTGATGTTCAGCACCGAGGAGCGCGTCGGCTTCTACGGCCGGGCAGCCTGA
- a CDS encoding LysR substrate-binding domain-containing protein: MEKLPPLNAIKAFEVAARAGSFTLAASELGVSSAAVSQQIRNLETWFGKQLFVRTGNRITLTDAGHAIYPQTARALGDIAAIGQRMLEGGLRTRLVVSVPFSLAELWLAPRLAALLDAFPHMAIDVRAEDDPIDLMRQNVDLRISYGDYHYPGLRMVRLVHDDVLPVCAPEFWHRHGNGDPGLTELHESLFIHTNWGPNYASHPTWADWFAACGGSRSPDPSHGRRVGLSSLAIASARLGLGVALGQRVMAQADLEAGRLIALSSVSVRLGHPYCAFMPPAKADRADVAALVGLLVKAAPTT, encoded by the coding sequence ATGGAGAAACTGCCGCCGCTGAACGCGATCAAGGCCTTCGAGGTGGCCGCCCGCGCCGGCAGCTTCACTCTGGCCGCGAGCGAGCTTGGCGTGTCCTCGGCGGCGGTCAGCCAGCAGATCCGCAATCTCGAAACCTGGTTCGGCAAGCAGTTGTTCGTGCGCACCGGCAACCGCATCACGCTGACAGATGCCGGCCACGCCATCTATCCGCAGACCGCGCGTGCGCTGGGCGACATCGCCGCCATTGGCCAGCGCATGCTGGAAGGTGGCTTGAGGACGCGCCTTGTCGTCAGCGTGCCGTTCTCGCTGGCCGAACTGTGGCTGGCGCCGAGATTGGCCGCACTCCTCGATGCCTTCCCGCATATGGCGATTGATGTGCGGGCGGAAGACGATCCGATCGACCTGATGCGCCAAAATGTCGACCTGCGCATCTCCTATGGCGACTATCACTATCCCGGCCTGCGGATGGTCCGCCTCGTCCATGACGACGTGCTGCCAGTCTGCGCGCCGGAATTCTGGCACCGGCATGGCAATGGCGATCCGGGGCTCACGGAGCTGCATGAGAGCCTGTTCATCCACACCAATTGGGGGCCAAACTATGCCTCGCACCCGACCTGGGCGGACTGGTTCGCTGCATGCGGCGGCAGCCGCTCGCCCGACCCGTCGCATGGACGCCGTGTTGGCTTGTCCAGTCTGGCGATCGCTTCAGCGAGACTGGGTCTGGGGGTAGCGCTCGGCCAGCGGGTGATGGCGCAGGCCGATCTGGAGGCCGGCCGCCTGATTGCGCTGTCCTCCGTTTCGGTGCGCCTTGGTCACCCCTATTGCGCCTTCATGCCGCCGGCCAAGGCCGACCGCGCCGATGTCGCCGCTCTTGTCGGCCTGCTCGTGAAAGCGGCGCCCACGACTTGA
- a CDS encoding efflux RND transporter periplasmic adaptor subunit: MRKWKIALGTAVALGAISVASVHLLDMGNLRLSASTAGAAPAPAAFVMPVPVANVVKKTIPIYLDYAARIEPIRSITLQARVPGYLQEQTAQDGADVRQGDILYKISPDDFQAALDQAKAQVQRDTATLDYARSNLGRGTELAKSGYLDKDSFDQRTSTLREAQASLALNQAAVRTAELNLSYAEIHAPFTGRLGRNQASVGTLVSVAGTVLNTLVQLDPIYVTFNPSETDLAEIEQARAAGPVDVEVLLPGETESTQKGELTFIDNTVDHSTGTITARATIGNAKFMLMPGQYVRVRLHIRQQPDALMVPQTALGSSQLGKYLYVVGKGNTVDQRLVSLGPTSGDLVAILSGVAEGDQVITGNLQKIGPGMPISPLPQKPAT; this comes from the coding sequence ATGCGTAAATGGAAAATTGCGTTGGGAACGGCTGTCGCGCTGGGTGCCATCTCGGTGGCGAGCGTCCACCTGCTCGACATGGGCAATCTCAGGCTGAGCGCCAGCACGGCTGGGGCTGCGCCCGCTCCTGCGGCATTCGTGATGCCGGTGCCGGTGGCAAACGTCGTCAAGAAGACGATCCCGATCTATCTCGACTATGCCGCCCGCATCGAGCCGATCCGCAGCATCACGCTGCAGGCGCGCGTGCCCGGCTATTTGCAGGAACAGACGGCACAGGACGGCGCCGATGTCCGGCAAGGCGACATTCTCTACAAGATCTCGCCTGACGACTTCCAGGCTGCGCTCGACCAGGCGAAAGCCCAGGTCCAGCGCGATACGGCAACGCTCGACTATGCGCGGTCCAATCTCGGCCGCGGCACCGAGCTCGCCAAGAGCGGTTATCTGGACAAGGACAGCTTCGACCAGCGCACCAGCACCTTGCGCGAAGCGCAGGCGTCGCTGGCGCTCAACCAGGCGGCCGTGCGCACGGCGGAACTCAATCTGAGCTACGCCGAGATCCATGCTCCGTTCACCGGGCGCCTTGGCCGCAACCAGGCTTCGGTCGGCACGCTGGTCAGCGTCGCCGGCACGGTGCTCAACACTCTGGTGCAGCTCGACCCGATCTATGTCACCTTCAATCCGAGCGAGACGGATCTGGCCGAGATCGAGCAGGCCCGCGCGGCCGGCCCGGTCGACGTCGAGGTTCTGCTGCCAGGTGAGACCGAGTCCACCCAGAAGGGTGAACTCACCTTCATCGACAACACAGTCGACCACTCGACCGGCACGATCACCGCACGCGCCACAATCGGCAACGCCAAGTTCATGCTGATGCCGGGCCAGTATGTTCGCGTGCGGCTGCATATCAGGCAACAGCCCGATGCGCTGATGGTGCCGCAGACGGCACTGGGTTCGAGCCAGCTCGGCAAATATCTCTACGTCGTCGGCAAGGGCAACACGGTCGACCAGCGGCTGGTCTCACTCGGCCCGACCAGCGGCGATCTGGTGGCCATCCTGAGCGGCGTTGCCGAAGGCGACCAGGTTATAACTGGCAATCTGCAGAAGATCGGACCTGGAATGCCGATCTCGCCACTGCCACAGAAACCGGCTACCTGA